The following proteins are encoded in a genomic region of Cryptomeria japonica chromosome 11, Sugi_1.0, whole genome shotgun sequence:
- the LOC131067150 gene encoding probable xyloglucan endotransglucosylase/hydrolase protein 8, with translation MATSMKMGLGVVFLLVLSSVSSVICENDDGADKKFDDNFNVMWAEDHVKTSENGHVWHLNLDQISGSGFQSKHKYRFGWFSMKLKLVPGDSAGVVTAYYMSSNNDMNRDELDFEFLGNRSGQPYALQTNIYAKGVGGREQRHILWFDPTQEFHTYSILWNSHQIVFFVDQIPVRVHRHTRATTHVFPREQGMYLFSSIWNADDWATRGGLEKTNWAAAPFVSSYKKFHDLGCKWEDSFPACVATSTEKWWDDPVAWSLNEKQKEDYRWVRSKYMVYDYCSDKSRFSTQPVECSVAPWD, from the exons ATGGCCACAAGCATGAAGATGGGCTTGGGGGTGGTGTTCTTGTTGGTATTGAGCTCTGTGAGCTCTGTGATTTGTGAGAATGATGATGGAGCTGATAAGAAGTTTGATGACAATTTTAATGTAATGTGGGCAGAGGACCATGTTAAGACCTCTGAAAATGGTCATGTATGGCACCTCAATCTTGATCAGATATCAG GATCTGGGTTCCAGTCCAAACACAAGTACAGGTTTGGATGGTTCAGCATGAAGCTGAAGCTGGTACCAGGGGACTCTGCAGGCGTGGTCACTGCTTATTAT ATGTCTTCTAACAATGACATGAACAGAGATGAGCTGGACTTTGAATTCCTGGGCAACAGAAGTGGACAGCCATATGCTTTGCAGACCAACATATATGCCAAAGGTGTGGGCGGGAGAGAGCAGAGGCATATTCTCTGGTTTGATCCCACTCAGGAATTTCACACCTACTCCATCCTCTGGAACTCTCATCAGATAGT GTTTTTTGTAGACCAAATTCCAGTGAGAGTGCACAGGCACACCAGGGCTACTACCCATGTGTTTCCCAGGGAGCAGGGGATGTACTTGTTTTCAAGCATTTGGAATGCAGATGACTGGGCTACCAGAGGTGGACTGGAGAAAACAAACTGGGCAGCAGCTCCTTTTGTTTCTTCTTACAAGAAATTCCATGATCTGGGCTGCAAATGGGAGGATTCATTTCCTGCCTGTGTTGCCACCAGTACTGAGAAATGGTGGGATGACCCTGTTGCATGGAGTTTGAATGAGAAGCAGAAGGAAGATTACAGGTGGGTGAGAAGCAAGTACATGGTCTATGATTACTGCTCTGACAAATCTCGCTTCTCCACACAGCCTGTTGAATGCTCTGTTGCTCCTTGGGACTAA